The genomic window GTTCGCTTGCCGCAGTTCCCGGTTCTCGCGCTCAAGCTCTTTGATCCGCGCGATCTCAGCGCTGGTAGGTCCCGGCCGTTCGCCACCATCGCGCTGGACCTGTCGCATCCAGACGCGAAGGCTGTCCGTCGAACAGCCCAATTTACCTGCAATCGCCGTCAGCGCCGCAGCCTCGCTCTGATAATCATCGCGGTGTTCCATCGCCAGCCGCACCGCACGCTCGCGGAACTCAGGTGAATACGGCTTCGAGGTCTTCTTCTTTGAGGTCTGTTCCATAACGGGCAATTCTCCGAGAGTTTTGCCCTCCGGTAAACCCGGGGCGGTTCACTTCGACTGCGGCGAGGATCTGCTCCTCGGTCGCGCCAGCTTCCAGACCGAGCAGTTCGGCCAGTCGTTGCATCAGGTTCATTGTCGGTTCCTGTTCGAAGTTGAGGGAGGTAAGGCCAATCAGGTTCGGGCGGTTCACGAGGCTCGCGTTGGCGATCCGCAGGATGTTCTTGGCCGCGTCATGGATGATGACGGGCGACAGGCCGCGGTACGCCCGGCCGGTGACCAGCGCCGCGCCTTCGGCATTCCATTCGACGCGGCCCCAGATCCCGTCCTCGCGGGCCTGCATCTCGACGATCCAGCCCATGGCGTCGGCCCGCTCGCCGCGCGGTGCGGCAAGGAAGGTCGCGTGGTTGACGTCGATCTCGAGCCGGTCAGCCTGCGCG from Paracoccaceae bacterium Fryx2 includes these protein-coding regions:
- a CDS encoding phage protease, which codes for MNKRPTAPFTALMAAIPLPADVTSAPDWIHLLPAPADGLVRTADSRGPYRLGEAAGVIAASFAQADRLEIDVNHATFLAAPRGERADAMGWIVEMQAREDGIWGRVEWNAEGAALVTGRAYRGLSPVIIHDAAKNILRIANASLVNRPNLIGLTSLNFEQEPTMNLMQRLAELLGLEAGATEEQILAAVEVNRPGFTGGQNSRRIARYGTDLKEEDLEAVFT